Proteins from one Homalodisca vitripennis isolate AUS2020 unplaced genomic scaffold, UT_GWSS_2.1 ScUCBcl_1514;HRSCAF=5235, whole genome shotgun sequence genomic window:
- the LOC124371497 gene encoding uncharacterized protein LOC124371497, protein MDLFPKSSRDIFRDRIIAKGSDSDMIETKNPKILLEQWEKALHHGTVNNEAMLEKEMSQTLKQINEFLHGLEVAAMVHDKRKFGKEKEWIRYQGFEQQYRDKIMLGHTLKGKVKELLDLEDSGIRLSKSLRSTSVKFAPSEMNSFENDSEGNISNCSRYGSEIKDVLRKFNKVLVKSSPLVPQLLELQIPKDQKDSGVERDALEFLMERLATDNIQPIFISHPLKPNDSSHTVSCKIFNTTVEGKASEKTAAKKAAALNMLERLVEDNAKDQLPSQITPFADLEVQEALGILCETLRYDAMLAEICTERRKRPPQYTNDSTRHSLRILCSAIGLQGVGTHTNPVMARRLAAREVLLQLEQKPTY, encoded by the exons ATGGATCTGTTTCCAAAATCATCCAGGGATATCTTCAGAGATAGAATAATAGCAAAAGGTAGTGATTCTGACATGATAGAAACTAAAAACCCGAAAATACTACTGGAACAGTGGGAAAAGGCATTGCATCATGGGACAGTTAATAATGAGGCGATGCTCGAGAAGGAAATGTCACAGACCTTAAAACAAATCAATGAATTTCTTCATGGATTAGAAGTGGCTGCAATGGTACATGACAAGAGAAAGTTTGGAAAAGAGAAAGAATGGATTAGATATCAAGGATTTGAACAACAGTATCGAGATAAAATTATGTTGGGGCATACATTAAAAGGTAAGGTAAAAGAATTGTTGGATCTAGAAGATTCGGGAATTCGCCTTTCAAAGTCACTAAGATCTACCTCAGTCAAGTTTGCCCCTTCAGAAATGAACAGCTTTGAGAACGATTCTGAAGGAAATATCAGCAACTGCTCTCGATACGGATCAGAAATTAAAGATGTTCTACGCAAATTCAATAAAGTCCTGGTTAAGAGTTCACCTTTAGTACCTCAACTTTTGGAATTACAGATTCCAAAGGATCAAAAGGATTCTGGAGTTGAAAGAGATGCATTAGAGTTCCTGATGGAACGATTGGCTACAGACAACATCCAGCCTATCTTCATTTCACATCCTTTAAAGCCAAATGACTCTTCTCACACAGTCTCTTGCAAAATCTTCAACACAACTGTGGAAGGCAAAGCCTCTGAGAAGACTGCTGCGAAGAAAGCAGCTGCACTAAATATGCTAGAACGGCTAGTAGAGGATAATGCTAAGGATCAATTGCCCTCTCAGATCACCCCCTTCGCAGACTTGGAAGTCCAAGAAGCTTTGGGAATTCTTTGTGAAACCCTAAG GTATGATGCGATGCTAGCTGAGATATGTACAGAGAGACGTAAGCGCCCACCGCAATACACCAATGACTCAACAAGACACAGTCTCCGCATTCTCTGTTCTGCAATTGGTCTTCAAGGAGTAGGCACTCATACAAATCCTGTCATGGCTAGACGCTTGGCAGCTCGTGAAGTTCTCTTACAATTGGAACAGAAACCGACATACTGA